One Helianthus annuus cultivar XRQ/B chromosome 12, HanXRQr2.0-SUNRISE, whole genome shotgun sequence genomic region harbors:
- the LOC110877727 gene encoding ABC transporter G family member 39 isoform X3 codes for MFQNLARVGIETPKIEVRYENLLVEGDAYIGDRALPTLYNATINSIESTLQYIGLTPSKKKKIKILQSISGIIKPSRMTLLLGPPGAGKTTLLLTLAAKLANDLKVSGNVTYCGYQLSEFIPQRTCAYISPNNLHTGEMTVRETLDFSGRCLGIGPRYKLLREILNIEKVGSKPGPDADTFMDASNETNLITDYVLKILGLETCADSMVGDQMRRGISGGEKKRVTIGEILVGPANVFFMDEISNGLDSSTTCRIIKFLRQMVHVMDLTMVISLLQPDPETYKLFDDVILMSEGQIVYQGPCDNVIEFFELMGFKCPERKGVADFLQEVTSRKDQEQYWFIKDQPYRYITVGEFSRAFKSFHIGQKLETDIHIPYDKSNTHPDALVKEKYGISNIELLKACFDREWLLSKRNSMLYIFKTVQLTFMSLMGMAVFFRTNMHAGNLEDGMKFFGSLFFGLVIIMFNGMSELALTVMRLPVFYKQRDSLLYPSWAFALPIWLLRIPLSLMESGIWVILTYYTIGYAPDATRFGRQFLTFFVVHQMTSSLFRLIAAVARTEVLSNTLGPFIMMMIVTLGGFVVAKDDSKRWITWGFYTSPMMYAQNALVINEFLDKRWSTPNIDVRINASTVGEALLKSRSFYTKEYWFWICLGVLFGLSIVFNILCIIALTFLNPFGDAKPVIREENEIKNSINDRREDVCEGIDMAVRSNPGRNNPIVERRMVLPFQPLTLAFNHVNYYIDTPSEMKARGIKDNRLQLLKDVSGAFRPGILTALIGVSGAGKTTLMDVLAGRKTGGYTEGNIFISGYPKNQPTFARVSGYCEQNDIHSPNVTVYESLLYSAWLRLPSDVNARTRKIFVDELMELVELQPLRNGIVGLPGVNGLTIEQRKRLTVAVELVANPSIIFMDEPTSGLDARSAAIVMRTVRNTVDTGRTVVCTVHQPSIDIFESFDELLLMKIGGQIIYAGPLGHQSHNLVEHFEAIPGIPKIKNGYNPATWVLEVTSSSAEIQLKVDFAQIYVNSTLYQVNENLIKELSIPPSCSKDLFFPTKYAQPFIIQCKACLWKQHWSYWRNPQYNVFRFITTIAMGALFAAIFSKKGEQIQQVQDLVDLAGALYAVVLFLGSMNENTVQPIVAVERIVFYRERAAGMYSSLPYALAQVTIESIYIAIQTTIYAFILYPMFGFEWTAAKFWSFYYYLFTSFIYFTLFGMMTMALTPAPELSAVLIYFFSCIWNLFSGFLVPRPKIPIWCRWYYWANPLSWSVYGLLTGQIGEDTSMVEVLGAGNMTVKGFIKEGLGYEYDFLPVVAIAHIGWILLFFFAFLCAMKFLNFQH; via the exons atgtttcaaaatcttgcacg GGTCGGGATTGAGACACCAAAAATtgaagtaagatatgagaatttATTAGTTGAAGGAGATGCTTATATCGGTGATAGAGCTCTTCCCACACTATATAATGCTACCATCAACTCAATTGAG AGCACACTCCAATATATCGGGCTCACTCCCTCCAAGAAGAAAAAAATTAAGATTCTTCAATCAATTAGTGGGATTATCAAACCATCAAG GATGACACTGCTTCTAGGGCCTCCGGGTGCAGGGAAAACCACATTGCTGCTAACACTTGCTGCAAAACTTGCTAATGATTTGAAA GTATCTGGAAATGTCACCTACTGTGGCTACCAACTTTCTGAATTTATCCCTCAAAGAACATGTGCTTATATAAGTCCAAATAATCTTCATACTGGGGAGATGACTGTGAGAGAGACATTGGATTTTTCAGGACGATGCTTGGGTATCGGGCCAAGATACAAATTACTTAGAGAAATATTGAATATTGAAAAAGTAGGATCTAAGCCTGGTCCTGATGCAGATACATTCATGGATGCAAGTAACGAAACAAATTTGATCACCGATTATGTTCTTAAG ATACTTGGGCTGGAAACTTGTGCTGATTCTATGGTTGGTGATCAAATGAGAAGAGGTATCTCTGGCGGGGAAAAGAAACGTGTCACTATTG GAGAGATCTTAGTTGGGCCTGCAAATGTGTTTTTCATGGACGAAATATCGAATGGACTGGACAGCTCCACCACTTGTCGTATCATCAAGTTCTTAAGACAGATGGTTCATGTAATGGACTTAACAATGGTCATCTCTCTTTTGCAACCTGACCCTGAGACATACAAACTCTTTGATGATGTCATATTGATGTCAGAAGGCCAGATTGTGTATCAAGGTCCTTGTGATAATGTTATTGAATTTTTTGAGTTGATGGGATTCAAGTGCCCAGAAAGGAAGGGGGTAGCTGACTTCCTTCAAGAGGTAACTTCAAGAAAGGACCAAGAACAATACTGGTTCATTAAAGATCAACCATACAGATACATTACAGTCGGTGAATTTTCAAGAGCGTTTAAGTCTTTTCACATCGGACAGAAACTTGAAACAGATATTCATATTCCTTATGATAAATCCAACACACATCCAGATGCTCTGGTTAAAGAAaagtatggaatatctaatatTGAACTACTGAAAGCTTGCTTTGATAGGGAGTGGTTGTTATCAAAGCGTAACTCGATGCTTTACATTTTTAAGACAGTCCAGTTAACATTTATGTCACTGATGGGCATGGCTGTGTTTTTCAGAACTAATATGCATGCAGGAAACTTGGAAGATGGCATGAAGTTTTTTGGTTCACTTTTCTTTGGTCTCGTTATTATAATGTTTAATGGGATGTCCGAGCTTGCACTGACAGTTATGAGGCTTCCAGTTTTCTATAAACAAAGAGATTCATTGTTGTACCCATCATGGGCATTTGCTCTTCCTATTTGGCTACTTAGAATACCCTTATCTTTGATGGAATCAGGAATCTGGGTGATTCTTACATATTACACCATAGGGTATGCTCCAGATGCCACCAG ATTCGGTCGACAATTCTTGACCTTCTTTGTTGTACATCAAATGACTTCATCTCTTTTTCGATTGATTGCTGCTGTTGCCAGAACAGAAGTACTTTCTAACACTTTGGGACCTTTCATTATGATGATGATAGTCACCCTTGGAGGATTTGTAGTCGCTAAGG ATGATAGCAAGCGATGGATAACATGGGGATTCTATACCTCTCCTATGATGTATGCACAGAATGCTTTGGTTATAAATGAGTTTCTTGACAAAAGATGGAGTACT CCTAATATAGATGTGCGGATTAATGCGTCAACCGTAGGGGAAGCCCTTCTCAAATCACGAAGTTTTTATACAAAGGAATATTGGTTCTGGATATGTCTTGGAGTCCTCTTTGGATTATCAATTGTCTTCAACATATTATGCATCATAGCTTTAACTTTTTTGAATC CTTTCGGTGATGCTAAACCAGTGATCAGAGAGGAAAATGAGATCAAGAACTCTATCAATGATAGAAGAGAAGATGTTTGTGAAG GTATTGATATGGCTGTGAGAAGCAATCCAGGAAGAAACAATCCAATCGTGGAAAGACGAATGGTTTTACCATTTCAACCTCTTACACTTGCTTTCAACCATGTCAACTATTATATCGATACACCTTCT GAGATGAAGGCTAGAGGGATTAAAGATAATCGACTGCAATTGCTCAAGGATGTTAGTGGTGCTTTTAGACCGGGGATATTGACTGCACTTATAGGTGTAAGTGGTGCTGGAAAGACAACCTTAATGGATGTGTTAGCAGGCCGGAAGACTGGTGGATACACCGAAGGAAATATCTTCATTTCTGGGTACCCAAAGAATCAACCAACATTTGCTCGTGTTAGTGGTTATTGTGAACAAAATGATATTCACTCGCCGAATGTGACTGTTTATGAGTCTCTTTTATACTCTGCATGGCTTCGTCTGCCTTCAGATGTTAATGCAAGAACACGCAAG ATATTTGTTGATGAATTAATGGAACTAGTTGAGCTTCAACCATTGAGGAATGGTATAGTTGGGCTTCCGGGAGTAAATGGTCTTACAATAGAACAACGGAAGAGGCTGACAGTAGCGGTAGAGTTGGTGGCGAACCCATCCATCATCTTCATGGATGAACCAACATCTGGTCTTGACGCTAGATCTGCAGCCATTGTCATGCGTACTGTAAGAAACACAGTTGACACAGGGAGGACTGTTGTTTGCACAGTTCACCAACCAAGCATAGAcatttttgaatcttttgatgAG TTACTTTTAATGAAGATTGGAGGACAGATTATCTATGCTGGACCATTGGGGCATCAATCTCACAACCTTGTGGAGCATTTTGAA GCTATTCCAGGAATTCCAAAGATCAAGAATGGTTATAATCCTGCCACATGGGTATTGGAAGTGACTTCTTCTTCGGCTGAAATTCAACTGAAAGTTGACTTTGCTCAGATTTATGTCAACTCCACCCTTTATCA GGTCAATGAAAACCTAATTAAGGAGCTTAGTATCCCTCCAAGTTGTTCAAAGGATTTATTTTTCCCAACTAAATATGCTCAACCGTTTATCATACAATGCAAAGCCTGCTTGTGGAAACAACATTGGTCGTACTGGAGGAACCCACAATATAATGTGTTTCGCTTCATCACCACCATCGCTATGGGTGCACTGTTTGCTGCTATTTTCTCCAAAAAGGGTGAACAGAT ACAACAAGTGCAAGATCTTGTGGATTTGGCCGGAGCTCTATATGCTGTCGTTCTCTTCCTTGGATCTATGAATGAAAATACCGTGCAACCTATTGTTGCTGTAGAGAGAATAGTTTTCTACCGGGAAAGGGCTGCTGGGATGTATTCATCATTACCTTATGCGCTTGCCCAG GTTACCATAGAGTCTATATACATAGCGATTCAGACTACTATTTATGCCTTCATTTTGTACCCGATGTTTGGATTCGAGTGGACTGCTGCCAAATTTTGGTCTTTCTACTACTATTTGTTTACGAGTTTCATCTACTTCACTCTATTTGGCATGATGACTATGGCATTGACACCAGCACCCGAACTTTCTGctgttttgatatattttttcaGCTGCATTTGGAACTTGTTCTCTGGTTTCTTAGTCCCAAGACCG AAAATACCAATATGGTGCAGGTGGTATTACTGGGCAAACCCTCTGAGCTGGTCAGTCTATGGTCTCTTAACTGGGCAGATTGGTGAGGACACTTCCATGGTGGAGGTGCTAGGAGCTGGTAACATGACGGTTAAAGGATTCATCAAAGAGGGTTTGGGTTACGAATATGACTTCCTTCCAGTGGTGGCGATAGCACATATCGGTTGGATCCTTCTTTTTTTCTTTGCTTTCCTCTGCGCCATGAAGTTCCTTAATTTTCAGCATTGA